A single window of Pseudomonadota bacterium DNA harbors:
- a CDS encoding glycosyltransferase family 2 protein has protein sequence MQESDFRSDRIWCVIPVYNNCLTVKNIADQCSLYLKNILVVDDGSTDADIVKMFAETKIKVIRHDKNRGKGEAIITAMKYIAEQDGLFMVTIDADGQHYPEDLKKIIPLLQDDETRIIVGCRDFDIKNVPGSSRFGRKFASFWLRVETGITINDCQSGFRAYPVKYVSKIKCYGSHYDFEAEVLARAVWAGLKLKTVDIGVWYPEPKERVSAFKPFLDNVRISLMHTRLVGKRIMQLVLFKKKMVSPL, from the coding sequence ATGCAGGAAAGTGATTTTAGATCAGACCGGATCTGGTGCGTAATTCCGGTTTATAACAATTGCCTTACGGTTAAAAATATTGCCGATCAATGCAGTTTATACTTAAAAAATATTCTTGTTGTTGATGATGGAAGTACTGATGCAGATATTGTCAAAATGTTTGCAGAAACAAAAATTAAAGTAATAAGACATGATAAAAACAGGGGGAAAGGAGAGGCCATAATTACTGCTATGAAATATATAGCAGAACAAGACGGTCTTTTTATGGTAACAATAGATGCTGATGGCCAGCATTATCCTGAAGATTTAAAAAAAATTATACCACTTTTACAAGATGATGAAACCAGAATTATTGTGGGTTGCAGAGATTTTGATATTAAGAACGTACCGGGATCAAGCCGTTTTGGAAGAAAATTTGCATCGTTCTGGTTGCGAGTGGAAACAGGCATCACGATTAATGACTGCCAGAGCGGTTTCAGGGCATATCCGGTAAAGTATGTATCTAAAATTAAATGTTATGGCTCACATTATGATTTCGAAGCTGAAGTTCTTGCAAGAGCTGTATGGGCAGGTCTTAAATTAAAGACAGTAGATATAGGCGTTTGGTATCCTGAGCCAAAAGAAAGAGTATCGGCCTTTAAACCGTTTTTGGATAATGTGCGTATATCACTTATGCATACAAGACTTGTCGGTAAACGTATTATGCAACTTGTCTTATTTAAAAAAAAGATGGTATCACCTTTATAA
- a CDS encoding lysophospholipid acyltransferase family protein, with protein sequence MDRQKINNIDKPATRKRGNRLGFWFFEMFIRISGLYGAYGFLYIVSLYYIIFDKEAVYSAKPYIEKRFPQSGYFKKYLHIYRLFISQGRQLIDRFSVICSKKDVFDLKLNGYEKLKNIIQESEKGLILLTSHFGNWQIALTALNKLDKKVFLLMREEDNQAVRDFLNVGNEKGDINIISPEQEFGGVIEIVNALSKGHIVSIMGDRRYGSKASKVNFLGDYAYFPYSAFAIAASAKCPVVVLLAAKNSAHEYVVDVTNVLYPQCSRRKKDIELVPWLQQYADILEEFANRYPYQCFLFHDIWKDE encoded by the coding sequence ATGGATCGGCAAAAAATAAATAACATTGATAAGCCAGCAACCAGAAAAAGAGGAAACAGATTAGGTTTTTGGTTTTTTGAGATGTTTATCCGTATTTCCGGACTTTATGGAGCATACGGCTTTTTGTATATTGTATCTCTTTATTATATTATTTTTGACAAAGAGGCTGTATATTCCGCAAAGCCATATATAGAAAAGAGATTTCCGCAAAGCGGGTATTTTAAAAAATATCTTCATATTTACAGACTTTTTATAAGTCAGGGCAGGCAGCTTATTGATCGTTTTTCCGTTATTTGCTCTAAGAAGGATGTTTTTGATTTAAAACTTAATGGTTATGAAAAACTTAAAAATATTATACAAGAGTCTGAAAAAGGTTTAATTTTACTTACGTCTCATTTCGGAAATTGGCAGATAGCGCTAACAGCTCTTAACAAACTTGATAAAAAAGTATTTCTTCTTATGCGGGAAGAAGACAATCAGGCAGTAAGGGATTTCCTTAATGTAGGAAATGAAAAAGGAGATATAAACATAATATCACCCGAACAGGAGTTTGGCGGAGTGATTGAAATTGTGAATGCTCTTTCAAAAGGGCATATTGTTTCAATAATGGGAGACAGGAGGTACGGCTCCAAAGCATCTAAAGTAAACTTTTTAGGCGATTATGCATATTTCCCATACAGTGCTTTTGCTATAGCGGCATCGGCGAAATGTCCGGTTGTGGTACTGCTTGCTGCAAAAAACTCAGCTCATGAATATGTTGTTGATGTGACAAATGTTCTTTATCCGCAATGCAGCAGGAGAAAAAAGGATATTGAGCTTGTGCCCTGGCTGCAGCAATATGCCGATATACTGGAGGAATTTGCAAACAGATATCCGTATCAGTGTTTTCTTTTCCATGATATATGGAAAGATGAATAA
- a CDS encoding acyl carrier protein, with protein sequence MNLDDIRKLLKELLIESLSLEDIEPDDIGDDEILFGEGLGLDSLDAVEIVVLLQRNFGLEVKDMNQGKEIFYSINTLAKYVYENTRT encoded by the coding sequence ATGAATCTGGATGATATCAGAAAGCTGCTCAAAGAGCTGTTGATTGAAAGCCTTTCGTTAGAAGATATTGAGCCGGATGATATTGGTGATGATGAAATCCTTTTTGGAGAAGGGCTTGGTCTCGATTCTTTGGATGCTGTCGAGATAGTAGTACTGCTTCAGAGAAACTTCGGTCTTGAAGTAAAAGATATGAACCAGGGGAAAGAGATATTTTATTCTATAAATACTCTTGCCAAATATGTATATGAAAACACCAGAACCTGA
- a CDS encoding beta-ketoacyl-[acyl-carrier-protein] synthase family protein — protein MKVVISGIGTISAAGFNLEENLNSMKNGKRNAGLVSLFQNVLAYPVLEVKNLPEKMEMEGIRTFYLALTAAKEAFIDANLSMPLSGFNVGVCLGTTVASQLNDIDFYSTFRKFGNADLKAVERFLRGNLSEALAHLIKATGPSVTVANACSSGTDAIGIALLWLRSGICDMVIAGGADELNRVPYCGFGSLGILSKSLCAPFDKDRTGLNLGEGAGIVILEREDVYIKRGGTPLLYLSGYGSAADSYHLTAPRPDGKGLESAIKKALSDSGISAKDVCFVNAHGTGTIDNDKVESAVLSRIFGENIKYFSTKGYTGHTLGGAGGIEAAYTAAALKQQWIPASAGFISKGDQIPISPVTVNTNISGSYAVSTSLAFGGNNAAIVVEKV, from the coding sequence ATGAAAGTAGTAATATCCGGGATAGGAACAATTTCAGCTGCAGGTTTTAATTTGGAAGAAAACCTCAATTCTATGAAAAACGGCAAAAGAAACGCGGGATTGGTTTCTCTTTTTCAAAATGTCTTGGCCTATCCTGTTCTTGAAGTAAAAAACCTTCCTGAAAAAATGGAAATGGAGGGAATACGCACTTTCTATCTTGCTCTTACTGCTGCTAAAGAGGCTTTTATTGATGCAAATCTTTCAATGCCGCTTTCAGGATTTAATGTTGGTGTTTGCCTGGGTACCACAGTTGCAAGCCAGCTTAATGATATTGATTTTTACAGTACTTTCCGTAAATTTGGTAATGCCGACTTAAAGGCGGTTGAACGCTTTTTACGCGGTAATCTTTCTGAAGCACTTGCACATTTGATAAAAGCAACCGGACCGTCAGTTACGGTTGCAAACGCATGCTCATCAGGTACTGATGCAATAGGTATAGCTCTTTTATGGCTAAGGTCCGGTATTTGTGATATGGTTATCGCCGGAGGAGCAGATGAGCTTAATCGCGTTCCTTATTGCGGATTCGGATCTTTAGGGATATTAAGTAAGTCTTTGTGTGCTCCTTTTGATAAAGACAGGACAGGCCTTAATTTGGGAGAAGGGGCAGGGATAGTTATTCTTGAAAGAGAAGATGTTTATATAAAAAGAGGAGGAACCCCGCTTTTATATCTTTCGGGATATGGATCTGCTGCCGATTCATATCATCTTACCGCACCGCGGCCTGATGGTAAAGGACTTGAATCTGCAATAAAAAAGGCCTTGTCAGATTCCGGCATATCTGCAAAAGATGTTTGTTTTGTCAATGCACATGGTACAGGCACTATAGATAATGATAAAGTGGAGAGTGCTGTATTATCGAGAATATTCGGGGAAAATATAAAATATTTTTCAACAAAGGGATATACCGGGCATACGCTTGGTGGTGCAGGAGGTATTGAAGCTGCTTATACTGCGGCAGCGCTTAAACAGCAATGGATACCTGCAAGCGCTGGCTTTATATCCAAAGGTGATCAAATACCTATTAGCCCTGTTACTGTTAATACAAATATAAGCGGTTCTTATGCAGTATCGACGTCTCTTGCTTTTGGGGGAAATAATGCTGCGATTGTTGTTGAAAAAGTTTAG
- a CDS encoding beta-ketoacyl synthase chain length factor, producing MYISGIGIVFTRGRGIDCFENALKQGWADPFWTDSFPAYRVSKDILSDKTVSKKLRRADKFSKMAVLSAVDAYKDSGLILKNDEKLGVVLATAFGPHTTTFSFIDDILDYGDANVSPTKFSNSVHNAAVSYISTVLESRGPTVTLTDFSYPFQNALLLADSWLKEDRCEHVLCGCVDELSAVMEYACKIKLKTAADGKIKPFMFSDSPVSVLGEGSVFFMLSKEKCENNYGNVSQISFSKALKNNPDITIIDADGMAGDESGYEEISNNGLPISGYSPVFGSMIVGSAFNFAAACLMLRNQLIYKCPVLDNNTNMNLCSTIQDEKICEINCIKICRSKKYSIINIIK from the coding sequence ATGTATATTTCCGGAATTGGAATAGTTTTTACACGCGGTCGCGGTATCGATTGCTTTGAAAACGCCTTAAAACAAGGTTGGGCAGACCCTTTTTGGACAGATTCGTTTCCGGCATATCGTGTATCGAAAGATATTTTATCTGACAAAACTGTATCCAAAAAGCTTAGAAGGGCGGATAAATTCAGCAAAATGGCTGTTCTGTCAGCTGTTGATGCATATAAAGACAGTGGTTTAATATTAAAAAATGATGAAAAGCTTGGAGTAGTACTTGCAACAGCTTTTGGGCCTCATACAACAACATTCAGCTTTATTGATGATATACTTGATTATGGAGATGCAAATGTATCGCCAACGAAATTTTCAAACTCCGTTCATAATGCTGCGGTTTCATATATTTCAACTGTTCTTGAAAGCCGGGGCCCGACAGTAACACTTACGGATTTTTCGTATCCGTTTCAAAATGCTTTGCTTCTTGCCGATTCATGGCTTAAAGAAGATAGATGCGAACATGTTTTATGCGGATGTGTTGATGAATTAAGCGCAGTTATGGAATATGCCTGCAAGATAAAACTGAAAACAGCAGCAGATGGAAAAATAAAGCCATTCATGTTTTCAGATTCTCCTGTTTCTGTTTTGGGCGAAGGCTCAGTTTTTTTTATGTTATCTAAAGAAAAATGTGAGAATAATTATGGCAATGTTTCTCAAATTTCTTTTTCAAAGGCATTAAAGAATAATCCTGATATTACAATTATTGATGCTGACGGCATGGCCGGGGATGAATCAGGCTATGAAGAAATATCAAATAATGGTTTGCCGATCTCCGGATATTCACCTGTTTTCGGGAGTATGATAGTAGGAAGTGCCTTTAATTTTGCGGCTGCTTGTCTGATGCTAAGAAATCAGCTTATCTACAAGTGCCCTGTTTTGGATAATAATACAAATATGAATTTATGCTCTACGATACAAGATGAAAAAATATGCGAAATAAATTGTATCAAAATATGCCGGTCAAAGAAATATTCGATAATCAATATAATAAAATAA
- a CDS encoding acyl carrier protein, with the protein MDKEKYKVIEEALKLEIAAILSQDIGAIDPEIPLHEMGLDSLGFVELLVIMENKFNIKLMESGLTKNDFKTIKALSLKIKELI; encoded by the coding sequence ATGGACAAAGAAAAATATAAAGTTATCGAAGAAGCGCTAAAACTTGAGATCGCAGCAATTTTATCGCAGGATATTGGCGCAATTGATCCTGAAATCCCTTTACACGAGATGGGTCTTGATTCTCTCGGTTTTGTTGAGCTTCTTGTTATTATGGAAAATAAATTCAATATCAAGCTGATGGAATCCGGATTAACCAAAAACGATTTTAAGACTATCAAGGCTCTTTCTTTGAAAATAAAAGAATTAATTTAA
- a CDS encoding FAD-dependent oxidoreductase has translation MAISCDILVVGAGVAGVSAAIKAAREGANTLLIEKDTFPGGIPVNVMHKYICGLYSSDLHAPAATLNGGIAEEICIELEKLTPGTKAIRIGKVYVFPFVTKNLVKVFKHLTEKQTGLKVFYETKINSAITDQSNIKCVIAKQLNEEIKIFPQVVIDCSGDGEVIRLSGANYEISTSDERQLAGFCFKIKGIKNQSEEISIKVPYYIFRAVTENELPPYLKYTKYYSGKNDDEGFCLINIPLKSGFEETQDIQNIAVKVHNIISDSIVSFKDSYIAEMSSAIVEREGLRMNGQYMLTKEDVLSARKFPDGILKNAWPIELWDQDKGPTYQYIKTGDYYEIPLRCLKSINIKNLYGAGRCISVSHEALGSTRVMGTCISIGEQAGLAAFHDLSGKNS, from the coding sequence ATGGCAATTTCCTGTGATATTCTTGTTGTTGGGGCAGGTGTGGCCGGCGTTTCTGCTGCTATCAAGGCTGCCCGTGAAGGGGCAAATACACTTCTTATCGAAAAAGATACCTTCCCCGGTGGAATTCCTGTTAATGTTATGCACAAATATATTTGCGGACTGTATTCTTCGGATTTACATGCTCCGGCGGCTACATTAAACGGAGGAATTGCAGAAGAAATATGTATTGAACTTGAAAAGCTTACCCCTGGAACAAAAGCAATCAGGATTGGAAAAGTTTATGTTTTTCCTTTTGTTACAAAAAATCTTGTAAAAGTTTTTAAGCATTTAACTGAAAAACAAACAGGCCTGAAAGTATTTTATGAAACGAAAATTAATTCGGCAATAACTGATCAAAGCAACATAAAGTGTGTAATAGCAAAACAACTTAACGAAGAGATAAAGATTTTTCCGCAAGTTGTTATTGACTGTAGTGGTGATGGAGAAGTAATCCGTTTAAGTGGTGCAAATTATGAAATATCAACTTCTGATGAGCGCCAGCTTGCGGGATTTTGCTTTAAGATTAAAGGCATAAAAAATCAATCCGAAGAAATTTCAATAAAAGTACCTTATTATATATTTCGTGCAGTAACTGAAAATGAGTTGCCGCCTTATTTAAAGTACACAAAATATTATTCCGGAAAAAATGATGATGAAGGTTTTTGTCTTATAAATATTCCTCTTAAAAGTGGTTTTGAAGAAACACAGGATATCCAAAATATTGCTGTTAAAGTTCATAATATTATTTCCGATTCAATTGTTTCATTTAAAGACTCTTATATAGCCGAAATGTCTTCTGCAATTGTTGAGCGTGAAGGATTGCGGATGAACGGGCAATATATGCTTACGAAAGAAGATGTGCTTTCTGCAAGAAAATTTCCTGACGGTATATTGAAAAATGCCTGGCCTATAGAATTATGGGATCAGGATAAAGGGCCGACTTATCAGTATATTAAAACCGGCGATTATTATGAAATTCCTTTAAGGTGCTTAAAATCCATAAATATAAAAAATCTGTATGGAGCAGGGCGCTGTATTTCCGTATCACATGAGGCTCTTGGATCAACAAGGGTTATGGGAACATGCATATCAATTGGTGAACAAGCCGGGCTTGCGGCATTTCATGACTTGTCAGGGAAAAATTCATGA
- a CDS encoding B12-binding domain-containing radical SAM protein, which translates to MKILLVKPYTELLVAKRLQEGFLHLEPLELEIVAGGVPAEDEVFILDLSIERNPLEVFWSKLVSISPDMVGITGYSTNLDVVKSLVKTVRSHDPYTITFVGGVHATLLPDDYAVKEIDIIVRGEGGTVLKEMLARFKKGETLHYENYALSPKDPEFKIKAKLSPPVYPSVEHIPRPRRDLVQRSKYFCVWTSSKSKKLDTMFPRVASIRTSVGCAFACSFCVIPFLMHGKYLQRSPEDVADEIAGIAEEHIYFVDDEMFLNPERVTKIAELLIERGIKKKYISWARSDTIVKYPDVFEIWKKAGLELVYVGLESMDKKRLDEYSKRTDVDTNRKAIKLLRQLGITLHAAFIVHPDFTSDDFKRLEKEVKKLCPAEVTFTVLSPSPGTKSWYDNKNKFICDPFRFYDCMHSVLPTRLPLKRFYQHFGRLNSLALQANPIRVNKIKIPKKDLYRAITGGTKYIFSLYNIYKDYLTDKRW; encoded by the coding sequence ATGAAAATACTGCTTGTAAAACCTTATACAGAGCTTTTGGTTGCAAAGCGTCTTCAGGAAGGTTTTTTACATCTTGAACCTCTTGAGCTTGAAATAGTTGCAGGCGGGGTTCCGGCAGAAGATGAAGTATTTATTCTGGATCTAAGCATTGAGCGCAATCCGCTTGAAGTTTTTTGGAGCAAGCTGGTTTCTATCTCACCGGATATGGTTGGTATTACAGGATACAGTACAAATTTAGATGTTGTAAAAAGCCTTGTAAAAACAGTTAGAAGCCATGATCCATACACTATAACTTTTGTAGGAGGAGTTCATGCTACACTTCTTCCCGATGATTATGCTGTAAAAGAGATAGATATTATAGTAAGAGGAGAAGGTGGAACGGTTCTAAAAGAAATGCTTGCCCGTTTTAAAAAAGGTGAAACTTTGCATTATGAAAATTATGCTTTATCTCCTAAAGATCCTGAATTTAAGATAAAAGCCAAACTTTCGCCTCCGGTTTATCCATCTGTTGAACATATACCCCGTCCCAGAAGAGATCTTGTTCAAAGATCAAAGTACTTTTGTGTATGGACATCAAGCAAATCGAAAAAACTTGATACAATGTTTCCAAGAGTTGCGAGTATCAGAACATCTGTTGGCTGTGCTTTTGCCTGCTCTTTCTGTGTTATTCCCTTTCTTATGCATGGAAAATACTTACAGCGAAGTCCGGAAGATGTTGCAGATGAGATAGCAGGCATTGCTGAAGAGCATATTTATTTTGTTGATGATGAAATGTTTTTAAATCCTGAAAGGGTTACTAAAATTGCCGAGCTTCTTATAGAGCGTGGAATTAAAAAGAAATATATAAGCTGGGCAAGAAGTGATACTATAGTTAAATATCCTGATGTTTTTGAGATTTGGAAAAAAGCCGGCCTGGAATTAGTATATGTTGGGCTTGAATCTATGGATAAAAAACGTTTGGACGAGTATTCAAAACGAACAGATGTTGATACAAACAGGAAGGCAATCAAACTTTTAAGACAATTGGGAATAACGCTTCATGCGGCATTTATAGTTCATCCTGATTTTACTTCTGATGATTTTAAACGGCTTGAAAAAGAAGTTAAAAAACTATGCCCGGCTGAAGTTACTTTTACTGTTCTATCACCTTCTCCCGGCACTAAATCCTGGTATGACAATAAAAATAAGTTTATTTGTGACCCTTTCCGTTTCTACGATTGCATGCATTCCGTTCTTCCAACACGACTTCCATTGAAACGCTTTTACCAACACTTCGGGAGATTAAACAGCCTTGCATTACAGGCAAATCCAATCAGAGTTAATAAAATAAAAATTCCAAAAAAGGATCTATACAGAGCCATCACAGGGGGCACAAAGTATATTTTCTCCTTATATAACATTTATAAAGATTATTTGACGGATAAAAGATGGTAA
- a CDS encoding acyl--CoA ligase, whose protein sequence is MVNIFETIKKETSGHQSKIAVIEGDRNISYMDLIDSADKLALNLKDYGIKPLHRVAMLCNDCIDYIIISLAILSVRAVVVPISPSLSWDEADAVLKKIDVNHLIFDKSAYSTKDASFLYSGYNNTRQIFIHSRNAKEHVDKDYYTVNPAFIRFSSGTTGESKGVVLSHEAIIERTDAADKALCMNYKDVVIWVLSMSYHFVVTILLFLRRASTIVLSGSSFPESFIESIKNTKPTFIYASPFHYHLLSNSDDLAADQLSDIRIAVSTAMKLPQETASEFYNKFGFELCEAYGIIEVGLPFVNFEGLSEKRGSAGKVLPDYEIKIENPDEHGVGELFIKGKGMFDAYFFPWKNKKSVLLNGWFKTGDLGSIDNDGFLTISGRDKNVINFTGMKIFPEEVESVLNRHPAVRESLVYGVPNPRFGELPFAKIILKDDMNSDFDTNEIRRFCYNHLPSYKVPKNIIPVQTLEKTASGKLKR, encoded by the coding sequence ATGGTAAATATCTTTGAAACAATAAAAAAAGAAACATCCGGACACCAAAGCAAAATTGCCGTGATAGAAGGTGATCGTAATATATCTTATATGGATCTTATTGATAGTGCGGACAAGCTGGCTTTAAACTTAAAAGATTACGGTATAAAACCTTTGCATAGAGTTGCAATGCTTTGCAATGACTGCATTGATTATATTATTATAAGTCTTGCAATACTTTCTGTAAGAGCGGTTGTTGTTCCGATATCACCTTCTCTTTCATGGGATGAAGCAGATGCTGTTTTAAAAAAGATCGATGTTAATCATCTGATTTTTGACAAATCTGCATATTCCACAAAAGATGCCAGTTTTTTATATTCCGGATATAATAATACCCGGCAGATTTTTATACACAGCAGAAATGCTAAAGAGCATGTTGATAAAGATTACTATACTGTAAATCCTGCCTTTATTAGATTTTCTTCCGGTACAACAGGTGAAAGCAAAGGAGTTGTGCTTTCCCACGAAGCTATAATTGAAAGAACGGATGCGGCAGACAAAGCTCTTTGCATGAATTATAAAGATGTTGTTATATGGGTTCTTTCCATGAGCTACCACTTTGTAGTAACAATTCTTCTTTTTTTAAGACGAGCTTCAACCATTGTTTTAAGCGGAAGTTCTTTTCCTGAATCCTTTATTGAAAGCATAAAAAATACTAAACCAACTTTTATTTATGCATCCCCTTTCCATTATCATCTGCTTTCAAATTCTGATGATTTGGCAGCTGATCAGTTATCAGACATTCGCATTGCCGTATCGACTGCTATGAAATTACCGCAGGAAACAGCGTCGGAATTTTATAACAAGTTTGGATTTGAACTTTGTGAAGCTTACGGTATTATTGAAGTCGGGCTTCCCTTTGTTAATTTTGAAGGTCTATCAGAAAAAAGAGGTTCTGCCGGAAAGGTTTTGCCGGATTATGAAATAAAAATCGAAAATCCGGACGAACATGGTGTGGGTGAGCTTTTTATAAAAGGCAAAGGAATGTTTGATGCCTATTTTTTTCCGTGGAAAAACAAAAAAAGTGTTTTATTAAACGGGTGGTTTAAAACGGGAGATCTTGGAAGTATTGATAATGATGGTTTTCTGACTATATCGGGAAGAGATAAAAACGTTATAAATTTTACCGGCATGAAAATATTTCCCGAAGAGGTGGAATCGGTTTTAAACCGCCATCCTGCTGTCAGGGAATCTCTTGTCTATGGGGTTCCAAATCCACGATTCGGTGAGCTTCCCTTTGCTAAGATTATACTTAAAGATGATATGAATTCTGATTTTGATACAAATGAGATACGCAGATTCTGTTATAATCATCTTCCTTCATATAAGGTCCCCAAAAATATCATTCCTGTGCAAACCCTTGAAAAGACTGCAAGCGGAAAGTTGAAAAGATGA